One genomic segment of Alosa sapidissima isolate fAloSap1 chromosome 13, fAloSap1.pri, whole genome shotgun sequence includes these proteins:
- the ccn1l1 gene encoding cellular communication network factor 1, like 1, whose translation MYSIRISLGHTSLSTLVFLTWAAVMVHCSCPEKCSCPSPAPKCPPGISSVLDGCGCCKVCARQFNQDCSSSEPCDHIKGLHCHLGAGGDPDRGLCRAEAQGRPCELNGRIYQHGEDFQPSCEHQCSCMDGVVGCMPLCPHSMPLPGWHCSRPRLARLPGRCCEEWVCDDDNRIREEEEEEEEEEEAARRPDELQPALPRHPDLGSNELLVAPTPWDSTAGAPEQEWISSTQSHALMPTKCFLQTTDWSPCSATCGMGVSSRVTNDNPECRLARETRLCQIRQCDADIMPLLKKGKKCQRTTRPRKPVEITFAGCSTTRRYRPRSCGSCSDGRCCEPSQTRTVRLQFHCTDGRKDFARNVMWIQRCSCSQSCERRGLASFPESLSLPNDIHTYSH comes from the exons ATGTATTCCATAAGGATATCATTGGGACATACAAGCCTCTCCACGCTGGTGTTTCTAACCTGGGCTGCAGTAATG GTGCACTGCAGTTGCCCTGAGAAGTGCTCCTGCCCCTCCCCTGCCCCCAAATGCCCACCGGGCATCAGCTCTGTGCTGGACGGTTGTGGCTGCTGTAAAGTGTGTGCCAGGCAGTTTAACCAGGACTGCAGCTCTAGCGAACCCTGCGATCACATCAAAGGTCTGCACTGCCACCTAGGGGCTGGAGGGGATCCTGACCGTGGTCTGTGTCGAG CTGAAGCCCAGGGACGGCCCTGTGAGCTGAACGGCCGCATCTACCAGCACGGCGAAGACTTCCAGCCCAGCTGTGAGCACCAGTGCAGCTGCATGGACGGTGTGGTGGGCTGCATGCCCCTGTGCCCGCACTCCATGCCCCTGCCAGGCTGGCACTGTTCCCGACCACGTCTCGCCAGGCTGCCAGGCCGCTGTTGCGAGGAGTGGGTCTGTGACGACGACAACCGcatcagggaggaggaggaggaggaggaggaggaggaggaggctgccAGGAGGCCGGACGAGCTGCAGCCTGCCCTGCCTAGGCACCCCGATCTGGGCAGCAACGAGCTGCTGGTGGCCCCCACTCCCTGGGACTCCACTGCTGGAGCTCCAGAACAAG AGTGGATCTCCTCCACCCAATCACATGCCCTCATGCCCACCAAGTGCTTCCTGCAAACCACTGATTGGTCTCCGTGCTCCGCCACCTGTGGGATGGGAGTGTCTAGTCGCGTAACCAATGACAACCCAGAGTGTCGGCTGGCCAGGGAGACACGCCTTTGTCAGATTCGCCAGTGTGACGCTGACATAATGCCACTACTCAAG AAAGGGAAGAAATGCCAGCGCACCACAAGGCCCAGAAAGCCTGTGGAGATCACCTTCGCCGGCTGCTCGACCACGCGGAGGTATCGGCCACGTTCCTGCGGCTCCTGCTCTGACGGGCGCTGTTGCGAGCCTTCTCAGACGCGCACTGTGCGGCTGCAGTTCCACTGCACTGACGGACGCAAAGACTTTGCGCGTAACGTTATGTGGATCCAGCGCTGCAGCTGCAGTCAGAGCTGCGAGCGCCGTGGCCTGGCGTCCTTCCCAGAATCCCTCAGTCTCCCCAATGACATCCACACCTACAGCCACTAA
- the lmo4a gene encoding LIM domain transcription factor LMO4a, translating into MVNSRVESSSVSVTGGGSAQRSCAGCGGRIADRFLLFSMERYWHTRCLKCSCCQAQLGEIGTTCYSKGGMILCRNDYIRLFGHSGACSACGQSIPASEMVMRAQGNVYHLKCFTCATCRNRLVPGDRFHYVNGTIFCEHDRPGGALLSSHLGPLQSNTLLPDQKVC; encoded by the exons ATGGTGAACAGCCGGGTGGAGTCCTCGTCCGTGTCCGTGACCGGGGGTGGCTCAGCGCAGCGCTCGTGTGCGGGCTGCGGCGGCCGCATCGCCGACCGCTTCCTGCTCTTCTCCATGGAGCGCTACTGGCACACGCGCTGCCTCAAGTGCTCCTGCTGCCAGGCCCAGCTGGGGGAAATCGGCACCACCTGCTACAGCAAAGGAGGCATGATCCTCTGCCGGAATGATTACATCAG GCTCTTCGGTCACAGCGGGGCATGCAGTGCATGCGGCCAGTCCATACCTGCCAGCGAGATGGTCATGAGGGCACAAGGGAACGTGTACCACCTCAAG TGCTTCACCTGTGCCACCTGCAGGAACCGCCTGGTGCCGGGCGACCGCTTCCACTACGTCAACGGCACCATCTTCTGTGAGCACGATCGGCCAGGTGGAGCGCTGCTCAGCTCACACCTGGGCCCTCTGCAGAGCAACACCCTCCTTCCAGACCAGAAG